In a single window of the Roseofilum reptotaenium CS-1145 genome:
- the sppA gene encoding signal peptide peptidase SppA, with protein sequence MRQFLKYTFASILGTLVSVVLLGVLGMGGFIILLASLATKETTPLVKDQSVLVLDLGLRINDTEPSSTTTTAINEALSGTTKRTITLRQFLDAVEGAIADERIVGLYLQGTDADMAVGWANLREIRAALKQFREAGKPIIAYDLSWSKKEYYLASVANRVIMHPMGNLELNGLSSEVMFLGGALQKYGVGIQVVRAGKYKSAVEPFTSTKLSTENRQQIQALLDSLWGDFREQVSGDRPINAAQIQVLANNNGILFANDAQERGFVDEIWFDDQVIEDLKALTESKEDAESFRKISFPIYASVPKQIDLAVDRTSEQKVALVYAEGAIVDGQGRVGENEIGGDRYASILRDLRLDDRVKAVVLRINSPGGSATASERIRRELELIQAANKPVIVSMGNYAASGGYWIATASDRILAEPNTITGSIGVFGILPNLQQIANENGITWDVVKTGLYADLGSSARPRSPGELSIYQQNVNRIYQQFLQTVAASRNLTVAQVNQIAQGRVWSGKEAQGIDLVDELGGLQEAIAKAAEMAELGEDWQLEEYPQTRSLEERLIEQLIGIRHTPEASDWLMEEVEKLKAEVDELRTLNDPLSMYTRMPFYLEIE encoded by the coding sequence ATGCGTCAATTCCTGAAATATACGTTTGCCAGTATCCTGGGAACTTTGGTGAGTGTAGTCTTGTTAGGGGTTCTGGGGATGGGTGGATTCATTATCTTGCTCGCCAGTCTAGCAACAAAAGAGACGACTCCCCTAGTTAAAGATCAGTCTGTTTTGGTGTTGGATTTAGGGTTACGAATTAATGACACGGAACCGAGTTCAACAACGACTACAGCGATTAATGAGGCGCTTTCGGGAACGACGAAACGAACGATTACCCTGCGGCAATTTCTGGATGCGGTGGAGGGGGCGATCGCTGATGAGCGCATTGTGGGCTTATATTTGCAAGGAACAGATGCCGATATGGCAGTCGGTTGGGCCAATTTACGGGAAATTCGAGCAGCGCTGAAACAGTTTCGGGAAGCAGGAAAACCGATTATTGCTTACGATTTGAGTTGGAGTAAAAAGGAATATTATTTGGCTTCAGTGGCTAATCGTGTAATTATGCATCCGATGGGAAATCTGGAGTTAAATGGCTTGAGTTCAGAGGTGATGTTTTTAGGGGGAGCACTACAAAAGTATGGTGTGGGGATTCAGGTTGTCCGTGCTGGCAAGTATAAATCGGCAGTAGAACCGTTTACGTCTACGAAGTTATCGACGGAAAATCGGCAACAAATTCAGGCATTGCTTGATAGTCTTTGGGGTGATTTTCGAGAACAGGTGAGTGGAGATCGCCCGATAAATGCGGCACAAATTCAAGTTCTTGCGAATAATAATGGTATCTTATTCGCTAATGATGCCCAAGAGAGGGGCTTTGTGGATGAGATTTGGTTTGACGATCAGGTAATTGAGGATCTTAAGGCATTAACCGAGAGTAAGGAAGATGCGGAAAGTTTTCGGAAAATTAGTTTTCCTATCTATGCAAGTGTTCCCAAGCAGATTGATTTGGCAGTGGATCGCACTTCGGAGCAAAAAGTGGCTTTGGTGTATGCCGAAGGAGCTATTGTAGATGGTCAAGGACGAGTAGGAGAAAATGAAATTGGCGGCGATCGCTATGCATCCATTTTACGGGATTTGCGCTTAGACGATCGGGTGAAGGCAGTGGTTTTACGGATTAATAGTCCGGGGGGAAGTGCGACTGCTTCGGAGAGGATTCGACGGGAGTTAGAGTTAATTCAAGCCGCGAACAAACCAGTGATTGTATCGATGGGGAATTATGCTGCTTCTGGGGGCTATTGGATTGCTACAGCCAGCGATCGCATTTTAGCAGAACCGAATACGATTACCGGTTCCATCGGTGTGTTTGGAATTTTACCAAACTTGCAACAAATCGCCAATGAGAATGGAATTACTTGGGATGTAGTCAAAACAGGATTGTATGCTGATTTAGGCAGTAGCGCTCGCCCCCGATCTCCTGGCGAACTTAGTATATATCAGCAAAATGTCAATCGAATTTATCAACAATTTCTGCAAACCGTGGCAGCATCCCGTAATTTAACGGTGGCACAAGTCAATCAAATTGCCCAAGGTCGGGTATGGTCAGGAAAAGAAGCCCAGGGAATCGACTTAGTAGATGAGTTGGGAGGGTTGCAAGAGGCGATCGCCAAAGCCGCAGAAATGGCTGAATTAGGAGAAGATTGGCAACTCGAAGAATATCCCCAAACTCGCAGTTTAGAAGAGCGATTAATTGAGCAATTAATCGGCATTCGTCATACTCCAGAAGCTTCGGATTGGTTGATGGAAGAAGTGGAGAAACTCAAAGCAGAAGTGGATGAGTTAAGAACCCTCAATGACCCCTTGAGTATGTATACTCGAATGCCATTTTATTTGGAGATTGAGTAA
- a CDS encoding photosystem I reaction center subunit VIII, whose translation MTGAYAASFLPFILVPLVGLVTPAVVMGLLFIHIETEA comes from the coding sequence ATGACAGGTGCTTACGCTGCTTCTTTCTTACCGTTTATCTTGGTTCCCTTAGTCGGTTTAGTTACTCCGGCTGTAGTTATGGGTTTGTTATTCATTCACATTGAAACTGAGGCTTAA
- a CDS encoding HEAT repeat domain-containing protein — MSGVELNANSEPQETVTPSESGTVSAPLDPSQILRSLGTWPQLSALPQLLGYTRHQNPEVRQQIALALGQLAASCPLRSETERIISALGQLSQDASPLVREAAMTALGSIRSDQVLPYLQRGLNDAVADVKKAASLALQQARLTQSSSPKPRSLWENRPENGGMGQ; from the coding sequence ATCTCCGGAGTTGAACTAAACGCCAACTCGGAACCCCAAGAAACGGTTACCCCCTCTGAATCTGGGACAGTTTCAGCCCCTCTCGATCCAAGTCAGATTCTGCGATCGCTAGGAACTTGGCCCCAACTGTCCGCATTACCCCAATTACTGGGCTACACACGCCATCAGAACCCGGAAGTTCGCCAGCAAATCGCTTTAGCGCTCGGACAACTCGCTGCCTCTTGTCCTTTGCGCTCAGAAACCGAACGGATCATTTCTGCTCTTGGGCAACTGAGTCAAGATGCGAGTCCCCTTGTGCGTGAAGCTGCCATGACTGCCCTGGGAAGCATAAGATCCGATCAAGTTTTACCTTATTTACAACGGGGCTTAAATGATGCTGTGGCTGATGTGAAAAAAGCAGCCTCTTTAGCCTTACAACAAGCTAGACTCACCCAATCTTCATCTCCAAAACCTCGGTCTTTATGGGAAAATCGCCCGGAGAATGGGGGAATGGGGCAATAG
- a CDS encoding cell division protein FtsX, with amino-acid sequence MGVQLGYLWSEVQLGLRRGGWMNWAAISTVTVLLFLFGLSWQVAWQLEGLVNQFGSQLEVSVYLDADWSANPLVAKVQDLPGVVEVEAIAKEEAWMGLLTELGLNSPEVATEILPTNPLVDELRVKARSPEALRTLVPQLEQLSGVNEVIYGEAALDILSTINRGLRVLSLGVTMVLMVSAIAVMTTTIELIVVSRRREIEIMHLVGASRWWIRLPFMMQGVILGGVGGAIAWSIVQGFEQISLKLFTQELSVIPLLSHFQDSYWDLYTDTTTLFFLLLVFGALVGGLGGWLGLRRVCCD; translated from the coding sequence ATGGGGGTTCAGTTGGGCTATCTGTGGAGTGAGGTGCAGTTAGGGCTGCGCCGTGGGGGATGGATGAATTGGGCGGCCATTAGTACGGTGACGGTATTGTTATTTTTGTTTGGGTTGAGTTGGCAGGTGGCTTGGCAGTTGGAGGGTTTGGTGAATCAGTTTGGGAGCCAGTTGGAGGTATCGGTATATTTAGATGCGGATTGGAGCGCGAACCCATTGGTGGCGAAGGTACAGGATCTGCCGGGAGTGGTCGAGGTGGAAGCGATCGCCAAGGAGGAAGCTTGGATGGGTTTGCTGACAGAGTTGGGTTTAAATTCTCCAGAGGTCGCTACCGAGATTTTACCAACCAATCCTTTGGTGGATGAGTTGAGGGTAAAGGCTCGATCTCCAGAGGCACTGAGGACTTTGGTTCCGCAGTTAGAGCAGTTATCAGGAGTCAATGAGGTGATTTATGGGGAAGCCGCGTTAGATATACTATCGACGATTAACCGGGGGTTGCGGGTGTTGAGTTTGGGGGTGACGATGGTGTTAATGGTGAGCGCGATCGCCGTTATGACGACTACCATTGAGTTAATTGTGGTCTCCCGTCGCCGAGAAATTGAGATTATGCACTTGGTGGGAGCCTCTCGCTGGTGGATTCGCTTACCATTTATGATGCAAGGAGTAATTTTAGGGGGTGTTGGGGGGGCGATCGCCTGGAGCATCGTTCAAGGCTTTGAGCAGATATCCCTGAAGTTATTTACCCAAGAGTTATCCGTTATTCCTCTGCTCTCCCACTTTCAGGATTCCTATTGGGATCTTTATACTGATACCACAACCCTATTTTTCCTACTGCTAGTTTTTGGTGCATTGGTCGGCGGTTTAGGAGGATGGTTAGGATTACGCCGCGTCTGTTGTGATTAA
- a CDS encoding Uma2 family endonuclease, protein MTLAIQRFTLEEYLHYDDGTDTIYELVNGELVAMALGTGRHGEIADFINTEFRHEIARTGQDWVSRAMMLAVQSPRGDRFDTSRIPDVVVLPKEQWRNLQNREAIVLLNEPSPLLVVEVASPSTQTIDYRAKRTEYCVLDIPEYWIVDPLEEKVTIFTLSEGWYDEAVFTGGDRLISPTFPELNLTAHQVLQSD, encoded by the coding sequence ATGACTCTTGCTATTCAACGCTTTACCCTAGAAGAATATCTGCACTACGATGATGGTACAGATACGATCTATGAATTAGTGAATGGAGAATTAGTCGCAATGGCACTCGGAACTGGACGGCATGGTGAAATTGCTGATTTTATTAATACTGAGTTTCGTCATGAAATTGCTAGAACTGGACAAGACTGGGTATCAAGAGCAATGATGCTTGCAGTTCAATCTCCCCGTGGCGATCGCTTCGATACTTCCCGTATTCCCGATGTAGTAGTGCTACCGAAAGAACAATGGCGTAATTTGCAGAACCGGGAAGCGATCGTTCTCTTGAATGAACCCTCACCTCTGTTAGTCGTAGAAGTCGCTAGTCCATCGACTCAAACCATTGATTATCGTGCTAAACGGACAGAATACTGTGTGTTAGATATTCCCGAATACTGGATCGTCGATCCCTTGGAGGAAAAAGTTACTATTTTTACGTTGTCTGAAGGCTGGTATGACGAAGCTGTATTTACAGGAGGCGATCGCCTCATTTCACCTACTTTCCCCGAACTCAATTTAACTGCCCATCAAGTCTTGCAAAGTGATTAA
- the fni gene encoding type 2 isopentenyl-diphosphate Delta-isomerase, with protein sequence MVTSPSAPTDIENRKADHLRICLEEDVQFRRTTSGLEQYRFIHDCLPDLDYEDLQVKTSFLGKELGSPFLISSMTGGTEQAQQVNFRLAALAQEYGLAMGVGSQRVAVEQPEVADTFNVRKIAPNIVLLANLGAVQFNYGYGVEQCQRVVDLLEADALILHLNPLQECIQTRGDKNFKGLLPKIAQICERLSVPVIAKEVGNGISARCAQRLLDVGIQAIDVAGAGGTSWAKVESERAESQLQRRLGQTFGDWGIPMAECLTQIRQMNRSMPLIASGGLRTGLDGAKAIALGADLVGLAWPFLQAAQQGEQALIELADVLIAELKTVLFCTGHPDLSTLKYTQSLQKMS encoded by the coding sequence ATGGTGACTTCTCCTTCTGCTCCTACCGACATCGAAAATCGTAAAGCCGATCATCTACGGATCTGTTTAGAAGAGGATGTGCAGTTCCGACGCACGACTTCTGGATTAGAGCAGTATCGCTTTATCCATGATTGTCTGCCAGATTTAGATTATGAGGATCTCCAGGTAAAGACCTCGTTCCTGGGTAAAGAGTTAGGGTCTCCGTTTTTAATTTCTTCAATGACGGGGGGAACAGAGCAAGCGCAACAGGTTAATTTTCGTCTGGCAGCTCTTGCACAAGAGTATGGTTTGGCGATGGGAGTGGGTTCGCAACGGGTGGCAGTGGAACAACCGGAAGTAGCCGATACGTTTAATGTACGGAAAATCGCCCCCAATATTGTGTTATTGGCGAATTTGGGTGCGGTGCAATTTAACTATGGCTATGGGGTGGAGCAGTGCCAACGGGTAGTCGATTTATTGGAAGCAGATGCCTTGATTTTGCACCTGAATCCCTTGCAAGAATGTATCCAAACCCGTGGTGATAAGAATTTTAAGGGATTACTGCCCAAAATTGCCCAGATTTGCGAGCGATTGTCTGTACCGGTGATTGCCAAAGAGGTGGGGAATGGAATTTCTGCTCGTTGCGCTCAACGGTTATTGGACGTAGGGATACAGGCGATTGATGTGGCGGGTGCAGGGGGAACGTCTTGGGCTAAAGTAGAGAGCGAGCGCGCAGAAAGTCAGCTCCAGCGCCGTTTGGGTCAAACATTTGGAGATTGGGGGATTCCGATGGCTGAGTGTTTGACCCAGATTCGGCAGATGAATCGCTCGATGCCGTTGATTGCGTCGGGAGGTCTAAGAACGGGATTAGATGGGGCAAAGGCGATCGCTTTGGGCGCAGATCTGGTAGGCTTGGCTTGGCCCTTTCTACAAGCTGCCCAGCAAGGGGAACAGGCGCTCATTGAATTGGCTGATGTGTTGATTGCAGAACTGAAAACGGTGCTATTCTGTACCGGCCATCCGGATCTCAGTACCCTAAAATACACCCAGAGTTTACAAAAAATGTCATGA
- a CDS encoding photosystem I reaction center subunit XI, translating to MADSRDIEMIAAYGGNPEVGHLSTPVSDSAFTRAFIGNLPAYRKGLSASRRGLEVGMAHGYFLYGPFVVLGPLRETELANLAGLLATIGLISILTIALSLHGAADVKYPPVESATPSAPSNLWDKDGWGDFASSFFLGACGGAFFAYFLCLTPHLAPLQEVVNKIWSVG from the coding sequence ATGGCTGATTCCAGAGATATTGAGATGATCGCAGCCTATGGGGGTAATCCAGAGGTCGGTCACCTCTCCACCCCAGTTAGCGATTCTGCATTCACTCGCGCCTTTATTGGCAACCTTCCCGCCTATCGTAAGGGTCTTTCTGCCAGTCGCAGAGGCCTTGAAGTTGGCATGGCTCACGGTTACTTCCTGTATGGCCCCTTTGTAGTACTTGGCCCCTTACGCGAAACGGAATTAGCTAACCTGGCAGGTTTATTAGCCACCATTGGTCTGATTTCGATTTTAACCATCGCTCTGTCTCTCCATGGTGCGGCTGATGTTAAATATCCCCCTGTAGAATCAGCAACTCCATCTGCTCCCTCTAATCTGTGGGATAAAGATGGTTGGGGTGACTTTGCAAGCAGCTTCTTTCTGGGCGCTTGTGGTGGTGCATTCTTTGCCTATTTCCTCTGTCTCACCCCTCACCTAGCTCCTCTACAAGAGGTTGTTAATAAGATCTGGTCTGTGGGATAG
- a CDS encoding NAD(P)-dependent oxidoreductase → MNQQLAFLGLGVMGGPMSANLARAGYPIKGWNRTPDRPGVRAALEAGVEIVSSIQEAVATADVIFSCVGDVPDVEEVLCGPGSVAEWARPGTLVVDMSTIGPNAAQAIAQTLSTKSLRFLDAPVSGGDVGAQNGTLTIMVGGSEADFQDGLPFFEVMGKSIHLCGPVGSGQAVKLCNQVLCSANLIGLCEAIKLAQTQKIDPNLIVEVCRGGAAGSWALSNLGPKINQSDFAPGFAIKHILKDLRLVLEMIEAEDFPGTELANQHFKSVEKLDNGGELGTQAMMKIYHPS, encoded by the coding sequence ATGAATCAACAACTCGCTTTTTTAGGACTTGGAGTTATGGGTGGCCCCATGAGCGCTAACCTGGCTCGTGCCGGATATCCTATTAAAGGATGGAATCGTACCCCCGATCGCCCAGGGGTAAGGGCGGCTCTAGAGGCAGGTGTAGAGATCGTTTCCTCGATTCAAGAAGCTGTAGCCACAGCAGATGTGATTTTCTCTTGTGTGGGTGATGTTCCCGATGTGGAGGAAGTCCTATGTGGCCCGGGCAGTGTGGCAGAATGGGCAAGACCGGGGACTCTGGTGGTGGATATGAGTACCATTGGACCGAATGCAGCTCAGGCGATCGCCCAAACCTTGTCCACTAAATCACTCCGATTTTTAGATGCTCCCGTCTCTGGGGGAGATGTTGGGGCCCAAAACGGCACATTAACGATTATGGTCGGAGGCAGTGAAGCGGATTTTCAAGATGGCTTACCCTTCTTTGAAGTGATGGGAAAATCGATCCACCTCTGTGGCCCAGTCGGCAGTGGCCAAGCGGTTAAACTATGTAATCAAGTCCTCTGTTCGGCTAATTTAATCGGCTTATGCGAAGCCATAAAACTGGCCCAAACACAGAAGATCGATCCTAATTTAATCGTTGAAGTTTGTAGGGGTGGCGCGGCTGGCTCTTGGGCCCTCTCCAATCTCGGCCCTAAAATTAATCAGTCTGATTTTGCTCCTGGCTTCGCCATTAAGCATATCTTAAAAGATTTGCGCTTGGTTTTAGAAATGATTGAAGCCGAAGATTTCCCAGGTACTGAGTTAGCCAATCAGCATTTTAAGAGTGTTGAGAAGCTAGATAATGGGGGAGAATTGGGCACTCAGGCGATGATGAAAATCTATCACCCCTCTTGA